One window of Streptomyces sp. SUK 48 genomic DNA carries:
- the crgA gene encoding cell division protein CrgA, with protein MPKSRIRKKADFTPPPAKQAAAIKLNNHGWVAPVMLAMFVIGLAWIVVFYVTDGSLPIDALDNWNIVVGFGFIAAGFGVSTQWK; from the coding sequence GTGCCGAAGTCACGTATCCGCAAGAAGGCCGACTTCACGCCGCCGCCGGCGAAGCAGGCCGCGGCGATCAAGCTGAACAACCACGGCTGGGTCGCGCCGGTCATGCTGGCCATGTTCGTCATCGGCCTGGCCTGGATCGTCGTCTTCTATGTGACCGACGGCTCGCTGCCCATCGACGCGCTGGACAACTGGAACATCGTGGTCGGCTTCGGCTTCATCGCCGCCGGTTTTGGTGTCTCCACGCAGTGGAAGTGA
- a CDS encoding peptidylprolyl isomerase — MAEQLYATLKTNHGDIEVRLFPNHAPKTVRNFVELAKGEREWTHPGSGKKSNDPLYDGTIFHRVISGFMIQGGDPLGSGIGGPGYKFEDEFHPDLSFNKPYLLAMANAGPGTNGSQFFITVAPTTWLTGKHTIFGEVTDPAGQKIVDEIAAVKTGRNDRPAQDVVIESVVVETREG; from the coding sequence GTGGCTGAGCAGCTTTACGCCACCCTGAAGACCAACCACGGCGACATCGAGGTCCGGCTGTTCCCGAACCACGCGCCGAAGACGGTCAGGAACTTTGTCGAGCTGGCCAAGGGCGAGCGCGAGTGGACCCACCCCGGGTCCGGCAAGAAGAGCAACGACCCGCTGTACGACGGCACGATCTTCCACCGTGTCATCAGCGGCTTCATGATCCAGGGCGGCGACCCGCTGGGCTCCGGCATCGGCGGCCCGGGTTACAAGTTCGAGGACGAGTTCCACCCCGACCTGTCCTTCAACAAGCCCTACCTGCTGGCCATGGCCAACGCCGGTCCGGGCACCAACGGCTCGCAGTTCTTCATCACCGTCGCGCCGACCACCTGGCTGACCGGCAAGCACACCATCTTCGGCGAGGTCACCGACCCGGCCGGCCAGAAGATCGTGGACGAGATCGCGGCCGTGAAGACCGGTCGCAACGACCGTCCGGCCCAGGACGTCGTGATCGAGTCGGTCGTCGTCGAGACCCGCGAGGGCTGA
- a CDS encoding helix-turn-helix transcriptional regulator, with translation MHGSGPEGPRRELGAFLRSRRERLKPAEVGLPGSPRRRTPGLRREEVAALAGVSRSWYAWLEQGRVRTSEQVLRSVARALRLNADETAHVLSFVEHPGPAERPPGWVSRNLLSLVESLAPNPAAVLDPHWDLLAWNAGYTALLTDLARLAPKQRNLLWLVFRWPPSRQLLASWEQEARSLLGQFRAKAARHPEDARYAEITEELLADPDAARWYGRRETSAFHPAVRHFRHPEAGDLRLRYVKLAAVDEPGHHLLAYLPDDRATQDALKTLTG, from the coding sequence GTGCACGGCAGCGGACCCGAGGGACCACGCCGGGAACTGGGCGCTTTCCTGCGCTCCCGCCGTGAGCGGCTGAAGCCCGCCGAGGTGGGGCTGCCCGGCTCGCCGCGGCGCCGTACGCCGGGGCTGCGGCGCGAGGAGGTCGCCGCGCTGGCCGGGGTCAGCCGGTCCTGGTACGCGTGGCTGGAGCAGGGCCGGGTCCGCACCTCGGAGCAGGTGCTGCGGTCCGTGGCCCGGGCGCTGCGGCTGAACGCGGACGAGACCGCGCACGTGCTGTCGTTCGTGGAGCACCCGGGGCCGGCCGAGCGGCCGCCCGGATGGGTGTCGCGGAACCTGCTGTCGCTGGTGGAGTCGCTGGCGCCGAACCCGGCCGCGGTGCTCGACCCGCACTGGGACCTGCTGGCCTGGAACGCGGGGTACACGGCGCTGCTCACCGATCTGGCGCGGCTGGCGCCCAAGCAGCGCAATCTGCTGTGGCTGGTGTTCCGCTGGCCGCCGAGCCGACAGCTGCTGGCCAGTTGGGAGCAGGAGGCGCGCAGTCTGCTCGGCCAGTTCCGGGCGAAGGCCGCCCGGCACCCGGAGGACGCCCGGTACGCGGAGATCACCGAGGAGCTGCTGGCCGATCCGGACGCGGCCCGCTGGTACGGCCGCCGGGAGACCTCGGCGTTCCACCCCGCCGTACGCCATTTCCGGCACCCGGAGGCCGGGGACCTCCGGCTGCGGTACGTGAAGCTCGCCGCGGTGGACGAGCCGGGCCACCACCTGCTGGCCTATCTGCCGGACGACCGGGCGACGCAGGACGCGCTGAAGACGCTCACCGGGTGA
- a CDS encoding MFS transporter → METADSPRTPTRPAPGADGDPAARAIPAASLRLLRTAGFVSNFDRFCITPMLLLIGNRLGVPLTTAMLAASGYFLAYGLMQPVWGLASDRLGRVRVMRISLVGAAVAAFGSVLAPDATVLIVARVAAGACFAASIAASITYVGDTVPAAVRQRPLSELMTAFALGTAVATVVAGALAHYVGWRLVFALPGVIAVYLVVALRRLPEPPRAAPGALLAPFKVVLSSRWQWYVMAVAMLEGAVLLGFLTYIAPALEARGASATLAGAVSALYGVGSMSAAQMVKRLVGRWTPVRLIVVGGAQMAVAFGLAAASLSVPALVGCALLLGGGWSFMHSTIQSWATALSPAARATGVAMFGVALYVGSALASALAAGAAERHAYQGMFLTAALLSVPLTVAAAVGRARYRN, encoded by the coding sequence ATGGAGACCGCCGATTCACCCCGCACCCCCACGCGCCCCGCGCCCGGCGCCGATGGCGACCCGGCCGCGCGGGCGATACCCGCTGCCTCGTTACGCCTGCTGCGCACGGCCGGCTTCGTCAGCAACTTCGACCGCTTCTGCATCACCCCGATGCTGCTGCTCATCGGCAACCGGCTCGGTGTCCCGCTGACCACGGCGATGCTCGCGGCCAGCGGCTACTTCCTCGCCTACGGCCTGATGCAGCCGGTCTGGGGCCTGGCGAGCGACCGGCTGGGCCGGGTGCGGGTCATGCGGATCTCGCTGGTCGGGGCCGCCGTCGCCGCGTTCGGGTCGGTGCTCGCGCCCGACGCGACGGTGCTGATCGTGGCGCGCGTCGCGGCCGGCGCGTGCTTCGCCGCGTCCATCGCCGCGTCCATCACGTACGTCGGGGACACCGTGCCCGCCGCGGTCCGCCAGCGCCCGCTGAGCGAGCTGATGACCGCGTTCGCGCTGGGCACCGCCGTGGCCACCGTCGTCGCCGGGGCGCTCGCGCACTACGTCGGCTGGCGGCTGGTCTTCGCCCTCCCCGGTGTGATCGCCGTCTACCTGGTCGTCGCCCTGCGCCGGCTGCCGGAACCGCCGCGCGCGGCGCCCGGCGCGCTGCTCGCCCCGTTCAAGGTGGTGCTGAGCTCCCGCTGGCAGTGGTACGTCATGGCCGTCGCGATGCTCGAAGGGGCCGTCCTGCTGGGCTTCCTGACGTACATCGCGCCCGCGCTGGAGGCCCGGGGCGCCTCGGCGACGCTGGCCGGGGCGGTGTCCGCGCTGTACGGCGTGGGGTCGATGTCGGCGGCGCAGATGGTCAAGCGGCTGGTGGGGCGCTGGACGCCGGTGCGGCTGATCGTGGTCGGCGGGGCGCAGATGGCGGTGGCGTTCGGCCTGGCCGCGGCCAGCCTGTCGGTGCCGGCGCTGGTGGGCTGCGCGCTGCTGCTCGGCGGCGGCTGGTCCTTCATGCACTCCACGATCCAGTCCTGGGCCACCGCCCTGTCCCCGGCCGCCCGGGCCACCGGCGTCGCGATGTTCGGCGTGGCCCTCTACGTCGGCAGCGCCCTGGCCAGCGCCCTCGCCGCCGGGGCCGCGGAACGCCACGCCTACCAGGGCATGTTCCTGACGGCCGCGCTCCTCAGCGTCCCGCTGACCGTGGCCGCCGCCGTGGGCCGCGCACGGTACCGGAACTGA
- a CDS encoding class E sortase, with amino-acid sequence MRLIVRTLSELCVTAGTLIVLFVAYVLFWTGVRADGAMDDQIDQLHRQWSTGSVPAATATAAPADPAAAPPPPAPYHYGRPFAIMYIPRLGSTWNKPVLEGTGRDVLAKGLAHYGGTARLGQVGNFAVAGHRRTYGDPLKDFPRLRPGDAVVLTDGTTWFTYRIDKGPYKTVPTDIGVIDPVPEKSGYPRPGRYLTLTTCDPEWGHSHRLIVWAHLDSTRPVESGEPDALRR; translated from the coding sequence GTGCGCCTGATCGTGAGGACCCTCAGCGAGCTGTGCGTCACCGCGGGCACCCTGATCGTGCTCTTCGTCGCCTACGTCCTCTTCTGGACCGGCGTACGCGCCGACGGCGCCATGGACGACCAGATCGACCAGCTGCACCGGCAGTGGTCGACGGGCAGCGTGCCGGCCGCGACGGCCACCGCGGCTCCGGCGGACCCCGCCGCCGCGCCCCCGCCCCCGGCGCCGTACCACTACGGCAGGCCCTTCGCGATCATGTACATCCCCCGGCTCGGTTCCACGTGGAACAAGCCCGTCCTCGAAGGCACCGGCCGGGACGTGCTCGCGAAGGGGCTCGCGCACTACGGCGGCACCGCCCGGCTCGGCCAGGTGGGCAATTTCGCGGTGGCCGGGCACCGGCGCACGTACGGCGATCCGCTCAAGGACTTCCCCCGGCTGCGGCCCGGGGACGCGGTGGTGCTCACCGACGGGACCACCTGGTTCACGTATCGGATCGACAAAGGGCCCTACAAAACCGTCCCGACGGACATCGGCGTCATCGACCCTGTGCCAGAGAAGTCCGGTTACCCGCGTCCGGGCCGCTATCTGACCCTGACCACGTGCGATCCCGAGTGGGGCCACAGTCACCGGCTGATCGTCTGGGCGCATCTGGACTCCACCCGGCCCGTGGAGTCAGGCGAACCGGACGCGCTGCGCCGCTAG
- a CDS encoding DUF881 domain-containing protein has product MSNSADSPGTGAMGSGSRRGPRVRPVRMLTAAVFALAGLIFFTSFDTAKGTDIRQDGSLLKLSDLIQQRSRKNKDLDESNASLRDGVESLAKSDGGSTKAQDRRLTGLEKSAGTQELTGKAVTVTLNDAPPNATAKLPGYPPPQPDYLVIHQQDLQAVVNALWQGGAKGIKVMDQRLISTSAVRCVGNTLILQGRVYSPPYKITAIGDPGRLQQSLADSKAIQTYMVYVNVYGLGWKVTDDGTVTLPGYSGTVDLHYAKPVQ; this is encoded by the coding sequence TTGAGCAATTCTGCCGACTCCCCCGGTACGGGAGCAATGGGTTCCGGCTCCCGTCGCGGTCCGCGGGTGCGCCCGGTGCGGATGCTCACCGCGGCCGTCTTCGCGCTCGCCGGCCTGATCTTCTTCACCAGCTTCGACACGGCCAAGGGCACCGACATCCGCCAGGACGGCTCCCTGCTGAAGCTGTCCGACCTGATCCAGCAGCGCAGCCGCAAGAACAAGGACCTGGACGAGTCCAACGCCTCCCTGCGCGACGGCGTGGAGTCCCTGGCGAAGAGCGACGGCGGCAGCACCAAGGCCCAGGACCGGCGGCTGACCGGCCTGGAGAAGAGCGCGGGCACCCAGGAGCTCACCGGCAAGGCGGTCACCGTCACCCTGAACGACGCCCCGCCCAACGCCACCGCCAAGCTCCCCGGCTACCCCCCGCCGCAGCCCGACTACCTGGTCATCCACCAGCAGGACCTCCAGGCCGTGGTGAACGCCCTGTGGCAGGGCGGCGCCAAGGGCATCAAGGTCATGGACCAGCGGCTGATCTCCACCAGCGCGGTCCGCTGCGTCGGCAACACGCTGATCCTCCAGGGGCGCGTCTACTCACCGCCGTACAAGATCACGGCGATCGGGGACCCGGGGCGGCTCCAGCAGTCGCTCGCGGACAGCAAGGCGATCCAGACCTACATGGTCTACGTCAACGTCTACGGCCTCGGCTGGAAAGTCACCGACGACGGCACGGTGACTCTTCCGGGTTACTCCGGCACAGTGGACCTGCACTACGCGAAGCCCGTGCAGTAG
- a CDS encoding rhomboid family intramembrane serine protease has translation MDHVASSAPDARSVPVCYRHPDRETGVRCTRCERPICPACMVSASVGFQCPECVHGGGPAHPHAPGGGGAGRTMAAARPRTMAGGTMTADPRLVTKVLIGINIALFLVQLAVGESFTQRFEVIGQAYTPLIPGVQGIAQGQYYRLLTAMFLHAGFTHLLFNMLSLWWIGGPLEAALGRARYLALYAVSGLAGSALTYLLAAPNAPSLGASGAIFGLFGATGVLMRRLNYDMRPLFALLVINLIITFTPGFNIAWQAHVGGLVAGVVTGYAMVHAPRRHRALIQYGTCALVLVVVAVLTLVRTGQLT, from the coding sequence ATGGACCACGTCGCAAGCAGCGCGCCGGACGCCCGGAGCGTGCCCGTGTGCTACCGGCACCCGGACCGTGAGACCGGGGTGCGCTGCACCCGCTGTGAGCGCCCCATCTGCCCCGCGTGCATGGTCAGCGCCTCCGTCGGCTTCCAGTGCCCCGAGTGCGTCCACGGGGGTGGACCCGCCCACCCGCACGCACCGGGCGGCGGGGGCGCCGGACGCACCATGGCCGCGGCCCGCCCGCGCACCATGGCCGGCGGCACCATGACGGCCGATCCCCGGCTGGTCACCAAGGTGCTGATCGGGATCAACATCGCCCTGTTCCTGGTGCAGCTGGCCGTCGGCGAGAGCTTCACCCAGCGCTTCGAGGTGATCGGGCAGGCGTACACGCCCCTGATCCCCGGGGTGCAGGGCATCGCCCAGGGGCAGTACTACCGGCTGCTGACCGCGATGTTCCTGCATGCCGGGTTCACGCATCTGCTGTTCAACATGCTCAGCCTGTGGTGGATCGGCGGTCCCCTGGAGGCGGCGCTCGGCCGCGCCCGCTATCTCGCCCTGTACGCCGTCTCCGGTCTCGCGGGCAGCGCGCTCACCTATCTGCTCGCCGCCCCGAACGCGCCCTCGCTCGGCGCCTCCGGAGCGATCTTCGGCCTCTTCGGCGCCACCGGTGTGCTGATGCGGCGGCTCAACTACGACATGCGGCCGCTGTTCGCCCTGCTGGTGATCAACCTCATCATCACCTTCACCCCGGGCTTCAACATCGCCTGGCAGGCGCACGTCGGCGGCCTGGTCGCGGGCGTCGTCACCGGCTACGCCATGGTGCACGCCCCGCGCCGTCACCGGGCGCTCATCCAGTACGGCACCTGTGCGCTGGTGCTCGTGGTGGTGGCGGTTCTCACCCTGGTCAGGACGGGCCAGCTCACTTGA
- a CDS encoding DUF5324 family protein, producing MTRIDSVRAATGSAKDSVLHAAEVVAPYADTAKERAAFYAQEARVRLAPVVSQAAEQAREQYHAQLAPRLEQARRTYVPPKVDLAAHEAACRTRKAARQAADYSRPRIEHAVAVAGPVADEAAARGAAAVAALRGQVSARDIQKLARRNARRGRAGRAAKMVALAAVVAGGAFAAWKWWERQANPEWLVEPPAATEVPEPGGLGPVDGSDEDQP from the coding sequence GTGACCCGCATTGACAGCGTGCGCGCCGCGACCGGATCGGCGAAGGACAGCGTGCTGCACGCCGCGGAAGTGGTGGCGCCCTACGCCGACACGGCCAAGGAGCGTGCCGCCTTCTACGCGCAGGAGGCACGCGTACGGCTCGCGCCCGTGGTGTCGCAGGCCGCAGAGCAGGCCCGCGAGCAGTACCACGCCCAGCTGGCCCCGCGCCTGGAACAGGCCCGCCGCACCTATGTCCCGCCGAAGGTGGACCTCGCCGCACACGAGGCCGCCTGCCGCACCCGCAAGGCCGCCCGGCAGGCGGCCGACTACTCGCGCCCCCGGATCGAGCACGCGGTGGCCGTCGCCGGACCGGTGGCGGACGAGGCCGCGGCCCGGGGCGCGGCTGCCGTGGCCGCGCTGCGCGGCCAGGTCTCCGCGCGGGACATCCAGAAGCTCGCCCGGCGCAACGCGCGCCGGGGCCGGGCCGGCCGGGCCGCGAAGATGGTGGCGCTGGCGGCCGTGGTGGCGGGCGGCGCCTTCGCGGCATGGAAGTGGTGGGAGCGCCAGGCCAACCCCGAGTGGCTGGTGGAGCCGCCGGCCGCGACGGAGGTCCCCGAGCCGGGCGGCCTCGGTCCGGTGGACGGCAGCGACGAGGACCAGCCCTGA
- a CDS encoding aminodeoxychorismate/anthranilate synthase component II has protein sequence MSARILVVDNYDSFVFNLVQYLYQLGAECEVLRNDEVSTAHAQDGFDGVLLSPGPGAPEQAGVCVDMVRHCAATGVPVFGVCLGMQSMQVAYGGVVDRAPELLHGKTSPVEHRGKGVFAGLPSPFIATRYHSLAAEPATVPAELEVTARTHDGIIMGLRHRELPVEGVQFHPESVLTEHGHRMLANWLAECGDQGAVARSAGLAPVVGRATA, from the coding sequence GTGAGCGCGCGCATTCTCGTCGTGGACAACTACGACAGCTTCGTCTTCAACCTCGTCCAGTACCTGTACCAGCTGGGCGCCGAGTGCGAGGTGCTGCGCAACGACGAGGTGTCGACCGCCCACGCGCAGGACGGCTTCGACGGCGTCCTGCTCTCCCCCGGGCCCGGCGCCCCCGAGCAGGCCGGCGTCTGCGTGGACATGGTCCGGCACTGCGCGGCCACCGGGGTGCCGGTCTTCGGCGTGTGCCTGGGCATGCAGTCGATGCAGGTGGCGTACGGCGGCGTGGTGGACCGGGCGCCCGAGCTGCTGCACGGCAAGACCTCCCCGGTCGAGCACCGGGGCAAGGGCGTTTTCGCCGGGCTGCCCTCCCCCTTCATCGCGACCCGCTACCACTCCCTGGCCGCCGAGCCCGCGACGGTCCCGGCCGAGCTGGAGGTCACGGCCCGTACGCACGACGGCATCATCATGGGCCTGCGCCACCGTGAGCTGCCCGTCGAGGGTGTGCAGTTCCACCCGGAGTCGGTGCTGACCGAGCACGGGCACCGGATGCTGGCCAACTGGCTGGCGGAGTGCGGCGACCAGGGTGCCGTGGCGAGGTCGGCGGGGCTCGCCCCGGTGGTGGGCAGGGCCACGGCGTGA